The sequence GTAGGCCGCCGCATCGGTACCGGCTCCGGCATTGGCGTAGGTGCCAGCATTGTGCATGCTCTGAAGGTTGTTTACCCGGTTGCCGGGGTTGGGGTGGGTGCTGAGAAATTCGGCAGTATTTCTACCCTCCAGCTTTTGCATAAAGCTAATGAAGCCCGCAGTATCGTAGCCTGCCCGTCCTAAGTTGTGAAACCCTCGGCGATCGGCGTCGTGCTCGGCCTCACGGCTGTTGGGCAACTGGAGAGCCAACTGCACCCCCAGACCCACCAGGGCATCTTGACGCACGCCAAGACTGCCAGCTACGCCGCTGGCCAGAGCCTGCTGTCGCATTTGGTTGAGGGCGTGCCGTCCGGTGATGTGGCCGATCTCATGGGCCATCACCCCGGCCAGCTCGGCTTCGTTTTCAGCGGCGCGAATCAGTCCGGTTTGAATGTAAACAAAGCCTCCGGTAGTGGCGAAGGCATTGACGCTGTTGTCGTCAACCACTTGAAAGGTATAGGGCAAATCGGGGCGATCGCTGGTAGCCGCCAGGCGCTGCCCAATTTCGTTGATATAGCTATTAATAGACGCGTTGCGGTTATAAATTCTTACCCCTTGCTGGGCCTTGAGCTGCCGGTCGATCTGAGTGCCCAGGTTAACCTCATCTCGATTAGACATATTGCCCAGCTGCACATAGCGAATGCCCTGAAAAATCAGGTCAAAAATGCTGGCATGGGAGGGCGTTGGGGTGGCCAGGCCAATGGTAATCGCCATCAGGGCGGCCATAAGACTGTAAAGCCCGCGCCGCAGCAGAGAATTCTGCTTGAGATAAGTGAGAGGAGAAAGCATAGGAAGGAGCGCCTCACGTGCTGCTGAGGGTCGTAGTTACTACCA is a genomic window of Nodosilinea sp. E11 containing:
- a CDS encoding M48 family metallopeptidase; protein product: MLSPLTYLKQNSLLRRGLYSLMAALMAITIGLATPTPSHASIFDLIFQGIRYVQLGNMSNRDEVNLGTQIDRQLKAQQGVRIYNRNASINSYINEIGQRLAATSDRPDLPYTFQVVDDNSVNAFATTGGFVYIQTGLIRAAENEAELAGVMAHEIGHITGRHALNQMRQQALASGVAGSLGVRQDALVGLGVQLALQLPNSREAEHDADRRGFHNLGRAGYDTAGFISFMQKLEGRNTAEFLSTHPNPGNRVNNLQSMHNAGTYANAGAGTDAAAYRNRIRGL